In the genome of Euleptes europaea isolate rEulEur1 chromosome 4, rEulEur1.hap1, whole genome shotgun sequence, the window AGCCAAGGACTGACCTCTTTCAGGCTGATCGTGGCCGTGTAGATGATGTTCGTCCCATCCCGCCGAAAATGGGTGTGCGGCTTGTCTTTCAAGATGAAGACGATATCGGCGGGGATGTTGTCGGGCGTGGCGTCCCCCTCCTTGGGGAAGGTGATCTTGGTGCCCTCTTTCCACCCGCGCTTGATGACGATGTTCAGGATCTTGTCCTCGGTCCGCATGGTCCTCCCGTCCGGGTTCAGCCGCCGGCGGGTGATCTTCATGCGCTTGGTGGCGCCGTGGTAGATCTCCTCCAGGGAGACCTTCAGCTCGTGGACCACGGGCGGGTCCTGCACTTTCCGGCGCATGTGGATGGGCTCCGGGTGCCGCCGGTGCACGCCGCTGAGCCCATTGAAGCCGAACCGGCCGAAGGCACTGAAGGGATCGTCGCTGTCCTCGTCAACGTCCATGTCCTCGTGGTCAAAGCCGTTGAAGACCCGGGAACGGCCGCTGGTGAAGAAGATGTCGAAGGGGTTGGAGCCCCCAAAGAAGGAGGCGAAGGTGGCGTGGGGGTCTCCATGGAAGGTGTAGTGGAAAGTGTTTCCCGTGTTGCCCGATGAGCCGCCGCCTGTTTTGAGCCCTAAAGCAGAAGAGAACCACCAGTCAAGGGACAGAGAAAGCAGCAGCTGAACGTGGCCAAAGAGGGAAAAAACAGCCTGAAGCCACAACCAGCCCATCAGAAAAAAGCCTGAAGCCACAACCCGAACCAGCCCATCAGATGGGCTGGTGGCTGCTTGCTTTTGTCTGCTCCTGCTAGCCACAGTGGGTGGGAGAGCAAATGCCTCTTCAGCTGAACCCACTCCCCAGAAGCCTGGCTGAAGTCTGCACAAGaacctccactcccctcttggtCCTGCAGCCCACGAGCCTCCCCGCCATAGCACAGCAGCAGGAGCAACCCTTGGGCAAGGCAAGGGAGCCCTTGAGAGCCAGGAGGGCATATGGCCATACGGAAGTCACCTGCAATCCTAGTCTGGTGTTCCAATCAAACGCCACGACCCACAGGAGCCTGTAGCCCAGCCACCCACCCCTTCTGCCCCTTCCTGGCTGTGCCGCAAGGCCCCGTGGGCACCCGCCATCCCCAGGGAGACTGCAACTGCTACACAATCTCCGCAAGCCTCAGATCCCTTGGGTAGCTAGGAGCAGAGGGTGGGAGGGCACGGGGGCCATTTCCCTTGCGAAGGCGTGGGGGGTGGGAATTGCCACCGGAAGAGTCTGAAAGGAAGGCTGCCCAGACCGGCTGATCTAGGGAgagct includes:
- the DNAJB5 gene encoding dnaJ homolog subfamily B member 5: MPAILLFWSRAERNKESVAGTVSTMGKDYYKALGIQSGANEDEIKKAYRKMALKYHPDKNKDPNAEDKFKEIAEAYDVLSDPKKRAVYDQYGEEGLKTGGGSSGNTGNTFHYTFHGDPHATFASFFGGSNPFDIFFTSGRSRVFNGFDHEDMDVDEDSDDPFSAFGRFGFNGLSGVHRRHPEPIHMRRKVQDPPVVHELKVSLEEIYHGATKRMKITRRRLNPDGRTMRTEDKILNIVIKRGWKEGTKITFPKEGDATPDNIPADIVFILKDKPHTHFRRDGTNIIYTATISLKEALCGCTVNIPTVDGRVIPLPCNDIIKPGTVKRLRGEGLPFPKVPTQRGDLIVEFKVRFPDRIAPQTRQILKQHLPCS